From Tepidibacillus fermentans, one genomic window encodes:
- a CDS encoding HAD family hydrolase, translating to MAGIRAIIFDFDGTLFQTEQLAIPSFIKTFEQLKKDGYFIPILPSKQKMLGVIGMTLEKIWKELLPNLSKEAHEKANRYMLENELKGVKNGLGSLYPKVKETLKVLKESGYLLFIASNGLEFYVKNLANTFDIDHLFAQIYTAGEHQTKSKVDLVAKILKDYGIERAVMVGDRSSDIEAGKVNNLPTIGCDFGFADDHELIGADIKIQSFDQLPHAIHQIL from the coding sequence ATGGCAGGTATTCGTGCAATCATTTTTGATTTTGATGGAACACTATTTCAGACAGAACAATTAGCAATCCCTTCGTTTATAAAAACTTTTGAGCAACTAAAAAAGGATGGGTATTTCATTCCTATACTACCTAGTAAGCAAAAGATGCTTGGTGTTATTGGTATGACCCTAGAAAAAATATGGAAGGAGTTATTACCAAACCTTTCAAAAGAAGCTCATGAAAAAGCGAATCGTTATATGCTCGAAAATGAATTAAAGGGAGTAAAAAACGGGCTTGGTTCATTATATCCAAAAGTTAAAGAAACATTAAAAGTACTAAAAGAATCGGGTTATCTCCTATTTATTGCAAGTAATGGATTAGAATTCTATGTAAAAAATTTAGCAAATACTTTCGATATTGATCACCTTTTTGCCCAGATTTATACCGCAGGTGAACACCAAACAAAATCAAAAGTAGATTTAGTAGCAAAGATTTTAAAAGATTATGGCATCGAACGTGCAGTTATGGTAGGAGATCGTTCTTCAGATATTGAAGCAGGAAAAGTAAACAATTTACCGACGATTGGCTGTGACTTTGGGTTTGCTGACGATCATGAGTTAATAGGAGCGGATATAAAAATACAAAGCTTTGACCAACTACCTCATGCTATTCATCAGATCTTGTAA